A single window of Oerskovia paurometabola DNA harbors:
- a CDS encoding DUF3866 family protein, protein MMTWRSARVISRGRAWQGAQEVSVELDEPLPATAAPGTEERPRTVRALAYPQLVGEPQVGDQVLLNVSALARGLGTGGYALVVALPGALPPDPAPGPGHLVKARYTPLQALVLGVDEQESPHHDTLRDADDLDGMPVVVADLHSALPAIVAGARLAAAQDGRPAPRIAYVMTDGGALPAAFSRTVSGLRDADWLHTCLTVGQAYGGDHEAVTVHTGLLAARHVTGADLAVVTQGPGNLGTGTRWGFSGVAAGEALNAAATLGGRPVASLRVSGADPRDRHLGISHHSLTAYGRVALAASDVVVPRPSADVEALPGWGAALTARITEQAAHLAAPHGRHRLVHADADAPLLGALRATPVGLSTMGRGLDDDPAAFLAAATAGLYAERNRPA, encoded by the coding sequence GTGATGACGTGGCGTAGTGCAAGGGTGATCTCCCGCGGCCGGGCCTGGCAAGGCGCGCAGGAAGTGAGCGTCGAGCTCGACGAACCCCTGCCCGCGACCGCCGCCCCAGGGACCGAGGAACGCCCCCGCACCGTACGCGCCCTCGCCTACCCGCAGCTCGTCGGAGAACCCCAGGTCGGCGACCAGGTCCTCCTCAACGTCTCCGCCCTCGCCCGCGGCCTCGGCACCGGCGGGTACGCCCTCGTCGTCGCCCTGCCCGGAGCCCTGCCCCCCGACCCTGCCCCCGGGCCCGGGCACCTCGTCAAGGCCCGCTACACCCCCCTGCAGGCCCTCGTGCTGGGCGTCGACGAGCAGGAGTCCCCCCACCACGACACCCTGCGCGACGCCGACGACCTCGACGGCATGCCCGTCGTCGTCGCCGACCTCCACTCCGCCCTGCCCGCGATCGTCGCCGGCGCACGCCTCGCCGCCGCCCAGGACGGACGCCCCGCGCCCCGCATCGCCTACGTCATGACCGACGGCGGCGCCCTGCCCGCCGCGTTCTCCCGCACCGTCTCCGGACTGCGCGACGCCGACTGGCTCCACACCTGCCTCACCGTCGGCCAGGCCTACGGCGGCGACCACGAAGCGGTCACCGTCCACACCGGGCTCCTCGCCGCCCGCCACGTCACCGGTGCCGACCTCGCCGTCGTCACCCAAGGACCCGGGAACCTCGGCACCGGCACCCGCTGGGGCTTCTCCGGCGTCGCCGCCGGCGAAGCCCTCAACGCCGCCGCAACCCTCGGCGGCCGCCCCGTCGCTTCCCTGCGCGTCTCCGGCGCCGACCCCCGCGACCGCCACCTCGGCATCTCCCACCACTCCCTGACCGCCTACGGCCGGGTGGCGCTCGCGGCCAGCGACGTCGTGGTCCCCCGCCCCAGCGCCGACGTCGAAGCCCTCCCCGGGTGGGGAGCCGCGCTCACCGCACGCATCACCGAGCAGGCCGCGCACCTCGCCGCACCCCACGGGCGCCACCGCCTCGTCCACGCCGACGCCGACGCCCCGCTCCTCGGAGCCCTGCGCGCCACGCCCGTCGGGCTGTCCACCATGGGCCGCGGGCTCGACGACGACCCCGCCGCCTTCCTGGCCGCCGCCACCGCCGGCCTGTACGCCGAGAGGAACCGACCAGCATGA
- a CDS encoding DUF58 domain-containing protein: MTSLATTTRLTSWQQTTSLAAGVVLGLALLVTGLLAGRADIAVLGAPALLSAVWGWGARPRGEAVVATFEPADTTDLRPGELRSRLRLDVPDAATPVRLRVTSPGNDDADVTVLVEGTRTLDLTTHSARTGPHRLFRVDHVASGPEGVVESIPDAAQSPGTLVLPTAQPLGRLPLPRQLAGLTGPHTTRRLGDGTELRDVHPFAPGDRLRRIDWRATARRSPGLETLYVRRTQATAEATIVLVLDSRDEVGPDVTTWRGRGPLPMDRATSLDIARHAAASVAQTALDGGDRVGFEDLGWIRRPLPPAAGKRQLQRIVHALALAHPIGEPRRRMRPPQIPAAALVYMFSTFLDDESAMIAQTWRATGHPVVAVDILPTVDVPQDEPSVVLAWRITRLEREQRLEAIRREGVVVVPWTSSVNGKGGARAALELAARRQRHSQRGTTR, encoded by the coding sequence ATGACCTCGCTCGCCACGACGACGCGCCTGACGAGCTGGCAGCAGACCACGAGCCTGGCCGCAGGCGTCGTGCTCGGTCTCGCCCTGCTCGTCACCGGTCTCCTCGCGGGTCGCGCGGACATCGCGGTCCTGGGCGCGCCGGCCCTGCTCAGCGCGGTGTGGGGCTGGGGCGCCAGGCCCCGGGGCGAGGCCGTGGTCGCCACGTTCGAGCCGGCCGACACGACCGACCTGCGTCCCGGCGAGCTGCGGTCGCGGCTCCGCCTCGACGTGCCCGACGCCGCCACACCGGTCCGTCTGCGCGTCACCAGCCCGGGGAACGACGACGCGGACGTCACGGTGCTGGTCGAGGGAACCCGCACGCTCGACCTCACGACGCACTCGGCGAGGACAGGACCGCACCGCCTGTTCCGGGTGGACCACGTCGCGTCCGGACCCGAGGGGGTCGTCGAGTCGATCCCGGACGCGGCTCAGTCGCCGGGCACGCTCGTGCTCCCGACCGCGCAGCCTCTCGGCCGTCTCCCGCTGCCGCGCCAGCTCGCCGGGCTCACCGGCCCGCACACGACCCGTCGCCTCGGCGACGGCACCGAGCTCCGCGACGTCCACCCCTTCGCCCCGGGAGACCGGTTGCGGCGCATCGACTGGCGCGCGACCGCACGCCGGTCCCCCGGTCTCGAGACGCTCTACGTCCGACGCACCCAGGCCACGGCCGAGGCGACGATCGTCCTCGTCCTGGACTCGCGGGACGAGGTGGGCCCGGACGTCACGACGTGGCGAGGGCGTGGTCCGCTGCCGATGGACCGGGCGACCTCCTTGGACATCGCCCGCCACGCCGCGGCATCGGTCGCCCAGACGGCGCTGGACGGCGGGGACCGGGTCGGGTTCGAGGACCTCGGGTGGATCCGTCGCCCTCTTCCACCGGCCGCGGGCAAGCGCCAGCTCCAGCGGATCGTGCATGCTCTGGCCCTGGCCCACCCGATCGGCGAGCCACGTCGTCGCATGCGCCCGCCACAGATCCCGGCGGCAGCCCTGGTCTACATGTTCTCGACCTTCCTCGACGACGAGAGCGCCATGATCGCCCAGACCTGGCGGGCGACCGGGCACCCCGTGGTCGCGGTCGACATCCTGCCCACCGTGGACGTCCCGCAGGACGAGCCGAGCGTCGTCCTCGCGTGGCGCATCACGCGCCTCGAGCGCGAACAGCGTCTCGAAGCCATCCGACGAGAAGGTGTCGTGGTGGTCCCCTGGACCTCCTCGGTGAACGGCAAGGGCGGGGCCCGGGCTGCGCTCGAGCTCGCGGCCCGTCGGCAGCGCCACAGCCAGCGAGGGACGACACGGTGA
- a CDS encoding DUF4129 domain-containing protein, whose translation MSNRTRLGGVVVLIALVLVGAAAGNRWSFRLEPVTTRPTSVVPPPPVQRTEDTALFLEGLDERAAGLSIGEYMTYLAVLVALVLVVVTIVHLRRRTREPAIQAPAPHDHVATGASIALPALTVQLPALRRGVQHARHLLDTAATPRDAVTAAWIALEDAAADTGHRRHPAQTPTEFTTTVLDATPADPDAVTTLLKLYQRARFTTHPLTPQDVDAARSCLERLAIAFTPPVSDDSGGRGDADAPQHQATTTSTPAPRGET comes from the coding sequence ATGAGCAACCGGACGCGACTGGGGGGTGTCGTCGTCCTGATCGCCCTCGTCCTCGTCGGCGCAGCCGCCGGGAACCGCTGGAGCTTCCGGCTCGAACCCGTCACCACCCGACCGACCTCCGTCGTCCCCCCTCCCCCCGTGCAACGCACGGAAGACACCGCGCTCTTCCTCGAAGGTCTCGACGAACGAGCCGCCGGGCTCAGCATCGGCGAGTACATGACGTACCTCGCGGTACTCGTCGCCCTCGTCCTGGTCGTCGTCACGATCGTGCACCTGCGCCGCCGCACCCGGGAGCCCGCCATCCAGGCGCCCGCCCCCCACGACCACGTCGCGACCGGAGCCAGCATCGCCCTCCCCGCCCTCACGGTCCAGCTCCCCGCACTGCGCCGAGGCGTCCAGCACGCCCGGCACCTCCTCGACACCGCCGCGACCCCACGCGACGCCGTCACCGCCGCCTGGATAGCGCTCGAGGACGCCGCCGCCGACACCGGGCACCGCCGACACCCCGCGCAGACCCCCACCGAGTTCACCACGACCGTCCTCGACGCCACCCCCGCCGACCCCGACGCCGTCACCACCCTGCTGAAGCTCTACCAGCGGGCGCGCTTCACCACCCACCCCCTCACCCCCCAGGACGTCGACGCCGCGCGCAGCTGCCTCGAACGCCTCGCCATCGCCTTCACGCCGCCCGTCAGCGACGACAGCGGCGGAAGGGGAGATGCCGACGCACCCCAGCACCAGGCCACCACCACCAGCACACCGGCCCCCCGGGGAGAGACCTGA
- a CDS encoding site-specific integrase, whose protein sequence is MVTNAADSPPRASTGGDGPDGPAPALAPRYPRPPVTRDEAEWVWRELSVGAMYASTKPEMVRLAVIVGLTRATGARYSDLLRCTVDSLDLGPAGPQAGEGSVVVQHGKHRTAREHRLEPGVVMVLRRWMDVRDELCSELEGSVPRALLLTVHHTHDNGITVASGLPITKQGLVLSWRRFVQRTNARYGGVRPPLPTRFEQVRRAWHAPAEGEPAAQPEQPARA, encoded by the coding sequence ATGGTCACCAACGCTGCCGACTCACCCCCACGAGCCTCGACGGGCGGGGACGGCCCGGACGGTCCCGCTCCGGCGCTCGCCCCGCGCTACCCGCGCCCGCCGGTGACGCGCGACGAGGCCGAGTGGGTCTGGCGTGAGCTGTCGGTCGGTGCCATGTACGCGTCGACCAAGCCGGAGATGGTGCGCCTGGCGGTCATCGTCGGTCTGACCCGTGCGACGGGGGCCAGGTACTCCGACCTGCTGCGCTGCACGGTCGACTCGCTCGACCTGGGGCCCGCGGGCCCCCAGGCGGGGGAGGGGAGCGTCGTGGTGCAGCACGGCAAGCACCGCACCGCGCGCGAGCACCGCCTCGAACCGGGCGTGGTCATGGTCCTGCGTCGCTGGATGGACGTCCGGGACGAGCTGTGCTCCGAGCTGGAGGGGTCCGTGCCGCGGGCGCTGCTCCTGACGGTCCACCACACGCACGACAACGGCATCACGGTGGCCAGCGGGCTGCCCATCACGAAGCAGGGGCTGGTGCTGTCCTGGCGGCGCTTCGTGCAGCGCACCAACGCGCGGTACGGCGGGGTGCGCCCCCCGCTGCCGACGCGCTTCGAGCAGGTCCGTCGGGCCTGGCACGCACCGGCCGAGGGTGAGCCGGCTGCGCAGCCCGAGCAGCCGGCGCGGGCCTAG
- a CDS encoding AAA family ATPase: MTDSPAPALSVPEVAAHGRRILDEVGTAVVGMRDSLELALATILAGGHVLFEDVPGLGKTLAARSLATALGLDFARLQCTPDLLPADITGSSVYDPATTDFVFRPGPVFTGIFLADEINRTAPKTQSALLEAMAERQVSIEGSTYPLQRPFHVLATSNPVEYEGTYPLPEAQLDRFMVRLGVGYPGRDEEREVLRRRLDRRQEQAEVRQVVDARTVLAMQAGVEATDVDPDVLTYCVDLVAATRADSQLEVGASPRGSQNLVLLARAVAALDGRDYVLPEDVKRVAVPVLAHRLTLTPTAWASNAQPQAVVRAILDRVPGPAAVATATR, from the coding sequence ATGACGGACTCCCCTGCCCCCGCGCTCAGCGTCCCCGAGGTGGCCGCGCACGGCCGCCGCATCCTCGACGAGGTCGGCACCGCCGTCGTCGGCATGCGGGACTCGCTCGAGCTCGCGCTCGCCACGATCCTCGCGGGCGGGCACGTCCTGTTCGAGGACGTGCCCGGACTCGGCAAGACGCTCGCGGCCCGGAGCCTCGCGACGGCCCTGGGGCTCGACTTCGCGCGGCTCCAGTGCACCCCGGACCTCCTGCCCGCGGACATCACCGGGTCCTCGGTGTATGACCCGGCCACGACCGACTTCGTGTTCCGGCCCGGCCCGGTGTTCACGGGCATCTTCCTGGCGGACGAGATCAACCGCACGGCACCCAAGACACAGTCCGCCCTCCTCGAGGCCATGGCCGAGCGGCAGGTGTCGATCGAGGGGAGCACCTACCCGCTCCAGCGGCCGTTCCACGTCCTCGCGACGTCCAACCCCGTCGAGTACGAGGGCACCTATCCGCTGCCCGAGGCACAGCTCGACCGGTTCATGGTCCGGCTCGGGGTCGGCTACCCGGGTCGCGACGAGGAGCGGGAGGTCTTGCGTCGTCGTCTCGACCGGCGCCAGGAGCAGGCCGAGGTGCGCCAGGTCGTCGATGCTCGGACCGTCCTCGCGATGCAGGCTGGAGTCGAGGCGACCGACGTCGACCCCGACGTCCTCACGTACTGCGTCGACCTCGTCGCAGCCACGCGCGCCGACTCCCAGCTCGAGGTGGGGGCGTCTCCCCGCGGGTCGCAGAACCTCGTGCTGCTCGCCCGCGCCGTGGCGGCCCTCGACGGCCGGGACTACGTGCTGCCCGAGGACGTCAAGCGGGTCGCCGTCCCGGTGCTCGCGCACCGCCTCACCCTGACCCCGACGGCCTGGGCCTCGAACGCTCAGCCGCAGGCCGTCGTCCGCGCCATCCTCGATCGCGTCCCCGGCCCTGCTGCGGTCGCCACCGCGACGCGATGA
- a CDS encoding UTP--glucose-1-phosphate uridylyltransferase, which yields MSSQGLTHSQHKMADAGVHPTAIDVFSRFYELLDGGATGTVPETDVDPLTDVTHRHDLDISPDAAATALSRTALVKLNGGLGTSMGMDRAKSLLTVRDTSHGPLTFLDIIAGQVRAARAATGARLPLLFMNSFRTRDDTLAALAAYPDLAVDGLPLDFLQNREPKLRADDLEPVEWPDDPDLEWCPPGHGDLYTALVTSGALQRLLDAGYLYASVSNSDNLGAAPDAAMAGWFAASGAPFAAEVARRTPADRKGGHLVVRRSDGRLVLRETAQTPEEDLAAAGDIERHRYFNTNNLWLDLRALSAELDRTGGVLELPLIRNPKTVDPTDPSSTPVIQIESAMGAAIEVFEGSTVIEVDRSRFLPVKATSDLLLLRSDVYELGDDFTLAAQVEAPLIDLDGAHYKLVGDFDARFAQGAPSLRGARSLTVRGDWTFGRGVVAEGDAVLADAGEPSTVPDGAHVGPEGIGTR from the coding sequence ATGAGCAGCCAGGGCCTCACCCACTCCCAGCACAAGATGGCCGACGCCGGCGTCCACCCCACCGCGATCGACGTCTTCAGCCGCTTCTACGAGCTCCTCGACGGCGGCGCCACCGGCACCGTCCCCGAGACGGACGTCGACCCCCTCACCGACGTCACCCACCGCCACGACCTCGACATCAGCCCCGACGCCGCCGCCACCGCCCTCTCCCGCACCGCGCTCGTCAAGCTCAACGGCGGCCTCGGCACCTCCATGGGCATGGACCGCGCCAAGTCGCTCCTCACCGTCCGCGACACCAGCCACGGCCCCCTGACCTTCCTCGACATCATCGCCGGACAGGTCCGCGCCGCCCGCGCCGCCACCGGCGCACGCCTCCCGCTGCTCTTCATGAACAGCTTCCGCACGCGAGACGACACCCTCGCGGCGCTCGCGGCCTACCCGGACCTCGCGGTCGACGGTCTGCCGCTCGACTTCCTGCAGAATCGCGAGCCCAAGCTGCGTGCGGACGACCTCGAGCCCGTCGAGTGGCCGGACGACCCCGACCTGGAGTGGTGCCCGCCCGGTCACGGGGACCTGTACACGGCACTCGTGACGTCGGGGGCGCTCCAGCGGCTCCTGGACGCGGGGTACCTGTACGCGAGCGTCTCCAACTCGGACAACCTCGGTGCGGCTCCGGACGCGGCCATGGCCGGGTGGTTCGCGGCGTCGGGCGCACCGTTCGCGGCCGAGGTCGCGCGCCGCACGCCCGCGGACCGCAAGGGCGGCCACCTCGTCGTGCGGCGCTCCGACGGACGCCTGGTGCTGCGCGAGACCGCACAGACGCCCGAGGAGGACCTGGCTGCGGCCGGGGACATCGAGCGTCACCGGTACTTCAACACGAACAACCTGTGGCTCGACCTGCGTGCGCTGTCCGCCGAGCTCGACCGCACCGGGGGGGTCCTCGAGCTTCCCCTGATCCGCAACCCCAAGACGGTCGACCCCACCGACCCGTCCTCGACGCCCGTGATCCAGATCGAGTCGGCGATGGGCGCCGCGATCGAGGTCTTCGAGGGATCGACCGTCATCGAGGTCGACCGCAGCCGCTTCCTGCCCGTCAAGGCGACGAGCGACCTGCTGCTGCTGCGCTCGGACGTGTACGAGCTCGGTGACGACTTCACGCTCGCGGCGCAGGTCGAGGCGCCGCTCATCGACCTCGACGGCGCGCACTACAAGCTCGTCGGTGACTTCGACGCCCGGTTCGCGCAGGGCGCGCCGTCGTTGCGCGGGGCGCGCAGCCTCACCGTGCGGGGCGACTGGACGTTCGGCCGCGGAGTCGTGGCCGAGGGGGACGCGGTCCTGGCGGACGCGGGCGAGCCGTCGACCGTCCCGGACGGGGCGCACGTCGGACCCGAGGGGATCGGGACCCGTTGA
- a CDS encoding IMPACT family protein encodes MAPLPHSPENAPLPSTIAAPVEHELVIKKSRFLTLLHPVTSVAEAESVIARARKDHWDARHHCTALVVGTHADQQRSSDDGEPSGTAGIPMLEVLRHRHVTDLVAVVTRYFGGVLLGAGGLVRAYSNAVSETLDLAPVLRREVMVEVAVDVPHAEAGRIGNVLHEWCQTRGAVLEGTDYAGSATFRLLVPPADLAALDADVASASSGALSPAVGDRRIVDVPA; translated from the coding sequence ATGGCTCCCCTCCCGCACTCCCCCGAGAACGCGCCGCTCCCGTCGACGATCGCCGCCCCGGTCGAGCACGAGCTCGTGATCAAGAAGTCCCGCTTCCTCACGCTCCTGCACCCGGTCACGTCGGTCGCCGAGGCGGAGTCCGTGATCGCGCGCGCGCGCAAGGACCACTGGGACGCCCGGCACCACTGCACCGCGCTCGTCGTGGGGACGCACGCCGACCAGCAGCGCTCGAGCGACGACGGCGAGCCCTCGGGCACGGCGGGCATCCCCATGCTGGAAGTTCTGCGGCACCGGCACGTGACCGACCTCGTCGCGGTCGTCACGCGCTACTTCGGTGGGGTGCTGCTGGGCGCGGGCGGGCTCGTGCGCGCCTACTCGAACGCCGTGAGCGAGACCCTCGACCTCGCACCCGTGCTGCGGCGCGAGGTCATGGTCGAGGTCGCGGTCGACGTCCCGCACGCCGAGGCCGGCCGTATCGGCAACGTCCTCCACGAGTGGTGCCAGACCCGTGGCGCCGTCCTCGAGGGCACCGACTACGCGGGGTCGGCCACCTTCCGCCTCCTGGTCCCGCCCGCCGACCTCGCCGCGCTCGACGCGGACGTCGCGTCGGCGTCGAGCGGAGCGCTCTCCCCCGCCGTGGGAGATCGACGCATCGTCGACGTCCCCGCCTGA
- a CDS encoding VOC family protein, translating to MVDNPTRPVLQLRLVVEAEDYERALAFYRDSLGLPQLEAYTGEGDARVAILDAGRATLEIANPAQKRMIDDVEVGRQVAPRLRVAFEVVDTAAITTDLVDAGASLVAPPVRTPWDSLNARLDAPAGLQITLFQELGPQSPPSPAADLREG from the coding sequence ATGGTCGACAACCCCACCCGCCCCGTCCTGCAGCTCCGTCTGGTCGTCGAGGCCGAGGACTACGAGCGGGCGCTCGCCTTCTACCGCGACTCCCTGGGTCTCCCCCAGCTCGAGGCGTACACCGGCGAGGGCGACGCCCGCGTCGCGATCCTCGACGCCGGGCGCGCCACCCTGGAGATCGCCAACCCCGCGCAGAAGCGCATGATCGACGACGTCGAGGTGGGCAGGCAGGTCGCGCCACGCCTGCGCGTCGCGTTCGAGGTGGTCGACACCGCGGCGATCACGACCGACCTCGTCGACGCCGGGGCCTCGCTCGTGGCGCCACCGGTCCGCACCCCCTGGGACTCCCTCAACGCGCGCCTGGACGCCCCCGCCGGCCTGCAGATCACGCTGTTCCAGGAGCTCGGCCCGCAGTCGCCCCCCTCCCCCGCGGCCGATCTGCGCGAGGGGTGA
- a CDS encoding Fic family protein, producing MTGGRVGTTAPEVAAWPPHGAEVRPWSSTSRGPREDRMLREITVSLPPRIAGLAYVPSAEEAADIERAAVDITRLDAVHGPVLSSFATFLLRTEAVASSRIERHDASLADLARATIGMKSGKDAQVTVAAARAVSRLVDAAGRAGTIELDDLLAAHRTLLKDDPLDGPTAGTLRTVQNWIGGSDWSPRGAVHVPPPPELVPGYMEDLIAFLRRDDLPAVAQAAIAHAQFESIHPFTDGNGRIGRALIGAVWRRRGLAPTLVVPVASAMLADTGEYFARVNAYRDGRVAQFVRYLATSASAAAREARISADNLSELPAAWRGEVRPRAGSAAAALLDGLLDHPVLDGDLARQVAGTSAAAAYEALHRLTEAGVLSQLSTSQRHGVWAATEVLGEIDDLTRRLREA from the coding sequence ATGACGGGTGGACGTGTCGGGACGACTGCTCCGGAGGTCGCCGCCTGGCCGCCGCACGGCGCCGAGGTCAGACCCTGGTCGTCGACCTCGCGCGGTCCGCGCGAGGACCGCATGCTACGCGAGATCACCGTGTCGTTGCCGCCCCGGATCGCGGGCCTCGCCTACGTCCCCTCGGCCGAGGAGGCCGCGGACATCGAGCGGGCCGCGGTGGACATCACCCGCCTCGACGCGGTCCACGGACCCGTCCTCTCGTCGTTCGCGACGTTCCTGCTGCGCACGGAGGCCGTCGCCTCGTCGCGGATCGAGCGACACGACGCGAGCCTGGCCGACCTGGCCCGGGCGACGATCGGCATGAAGTCCGGGAAGGACGCGCAGGTCACCGTCGCGGCCGCGCGGGCGGTGTCTCGGCTCGTCGACGCGGCGGGCCGGGCGGGGACGATCGAGCTCGACGACCTCCTCGCCGCCCACCGGACGCTCCTCAAGGACGACCCGCTCGACGGGCCCACCGCGGGAACGCTCCGCACGGTGCAGAACTGGATCGGCGGGTCCGACTGGTCGCCGCGCGGCGCGGTGCACGTGCCGCCGCCGCCCGAGCTCGTGCCCGGGTACATGGAGGACCTGATCGCCTTCCTGCGACGTGACGACCTTCCGGCGGTGGCGCAGGCCGCGATCGCGCACGCCCAGTTCGAGTCGATCCACCCCTTCACCGACGGCAACGGGCGGATCGGACGTGCCCTGATCGGGGCCGTGTGGCGGCGGCGCGGGCTGGCCCCGACCCTGGTCGTCCCGGTCGCGTCGGCCATGCTCGCGGACACGGGGGAGTACTTCGCCCGCGTCAACGCTTACCGGGACGGGCGCGTGGCGCAGTTCGTGCGATACCTGGCGACGAGCGCGTCGGCCGCCGCGCGCGAGGCGCGCATCTCGGCCGACAACCTGTCCGAGCTGCCGGCGGCATGGCGGGGGGAGGTGCGTCCCCGGGCGGGGTCGGCCGCGGCCGCGCTCCTCGACGGGTTGCTGGACCATCCGGTGCTCGACGGGGATCTCGCCCGGCAGGTCGCCGGGACCTCGGCGGCGGCGGCCTACGAGGCGCTCCATCGGCTCACGGAAGCAGGGGTCCTGTCTCAGCTCTCGACGTCCCAGCGGCACGGGGTGTGGGCGGCGACCGAGGTGCTGGGAGAGATCGACGACCTCACGAGGCGGCTCCGCGAGGCCTGA
- a CDS encoding endonuclease/exonuclease/phosphatase family protein — translation MRLATFNILHGRSTSDDLVDVDRFARAVADLDADVLALQEVDRNQHRSGRADLAQVAAEAMGAVEHRFAPTLDRRSADGRAQYGVALLSRFPVLEWRVLPLPRRPWWRPLPRATDQRARRWRLDEPRAAVVAVVATPQGPLTVAATHLSFLDGWGEHQLERLVRGLAGAPRPLVLLGDLNLRSEIPATVTGWSPLAVARSYPVSHPTLQIDHVLADGGVRPLAPGRAVDTGLSDHRAVVVDVELDGAGGS, via the coding sequence ATGCGACTCGCGACCTTCAACATCCTGCACGGCCGGTCGACCAGCGACGACCTGGTGGACGTCGACCGCTTCGCCCGGGCGGTGGCCGATCTCGACGCGGACGTCCTGGCGCTGCAGGAGGTGGACCGCAACCAGCACCGTTCGGGACGGGCGGACCTGGCGCAGGTGGCGGCCGAGGCGATGGGCGCGGTCGAGCACCGGTTCGCCCCGACGCTCGACCGGCGTTCGGCGGACGGTCGGGCGCAGTACGGCGTGGCCCTGCTGTCGAGGTTCCCCGTGCTCGAGTGGCGGGTCCTGCCGTTGCCTCGCCGCCCGTGGTGGCGTCCCCTGCCCCGGGCGACCGACCAGCGGGCGCGCCGGTGGCGGCTCGACGAGCCGCGGGCGGCCGTGGTCGCGGTGGTGGCGACGCCGCAGGGTCCGTTGACGGTGGCGGCGACGCACCTGAGCTTCCTCGACGGGTGGGGCGAGCACCAGCTCGAGCGGCTGGTGAGGGGCTTGGCGGGGGCGCCGCGGCCGCTCGTCCTGCTGGGGGACCTGAACCTTCGGTCGGAGATCCCCGCGACGGTCACGGGGTGGAGCCCGTTGGCGGTCGCGCGGTCCTACCCGGTCTCGCACCCGACGCTGCAGATCGATCATGTCCTGGCCGACGGCGGGGTGCGCCCGCTCGCACCGGGTCGGGCGGTCGACACCGGGTTGTCGGACCATCGGGCGGTCGTCGTCGACGTGGAGCTCGACGGCGCAGGAGGCTCCTGA
- a CDS encoding L-threonylcarbamoyladenylate synthase translates to MAKYFDVHPVDPQPRAIDQIVTLLRDDALIAYPTDSCYALGARIDSHSATQRIRDIRHLGDKHHFTLVCADFAQLGQLVKIDNAAFRAIKASTPGSYTFILPATAEVPRRLAHPKKKTVGVRIPDHAVTQAILRALGEPLLSSTLLLPGEDEPMTQGWEIKEALDHQVDAVVDSGDCGTEPTTVVDFSSGTAEVVRVGAGDPTRFE, encoded by the coding sequence ATGGCCAAGTACTTCGACGTCCACCCCGTCGACCCCCAGCCCCGCGCGATCGACCAGATCGTCACGCTCCTGCGCGACGACGCCCTCATCGCCTACCCCACGGACTCCTGCTACGCGCTCGGCGCCCGCATCGACTCCCACAGCGCCACCCAACGCATCCGCGACATCCGCCACCTCGGCGACAAGCACCACTTCACGCTCGTGTGCGCCGACTTCGCGCAGCTCGGACAGCTCGTCAAGATCGACAACGCGGCCTTCCGCGCCATCAAGGCCTCCACGCCCGGCAGCTACACCTTCATCCTGCCCGCGACCGCCGAGGTGCCCCGACGCCTCGCCCACCCCAAGAAGAAGACCGTCGGTGTCCGCATCCCCGACCACGCCGTGACCCAGGCCATCCTGCGCGCCCTCGGCGAACCCCTGCTGTCGAGCACGCTCCTCCTGCCCGGGGAGGACGAACCCATGACCCAGGGCTGGGAGATCAAGGAAGCCCTCGACCACCAGGTCGACGCCGTCGTCGACTCCGGGGACTGCGGCACCGAACCCACCACCGTCGTCGACTTCTCCTCCGGCACCGCCGAGGTCGTCCGCGTCGGCGCAGGAGACCCCACCCGCTTCGAGTGA